In Oncorhynchus clarkii lewisi isolate Uvic-CL-2024 chromosome 2, UVic_Ocla_1.0, whole genome shotgun sequence, one DNA window encodes the following:
- the LOC139370093 gene encoding aldo-keto reductase family 1 member D1-like: MNLTAEKHSVPLSDGNRIPLFGLGTYGDPRTTPRGTALNSVKHAIDVGYRHFDGALVYFNEHEVGQAIREKIADGTVKREDIFYCGKLWNTFHPPELVRPALERTLKALKLDYVDLYIIEMPTAFKPGDEFYPKYEDGRYIYHETDLCATWEALEACKDAGLVKSLGVSNFNRRQLELLLRKPGLKHRPVSNQVECHPYFTQPKLLKYCRQNNIVIVGYSPLGTSRDASWVNLKCPPLLEDEVLVSIAKKYRKNSAQVALRFNVQRGVVVIPKSFSTHRIKDNFQIFDFSLTEDEMKAIEGLNKDIRFVELLMWSDHPEYPFLDEY, from the exons ATGAACTTGACTGCTGAGAAACACAGTGTTCCCCTCAGTGATGGGAACCGGATTCCCCTATTTGGACTGGGGACTTATGGAGACCCACGAACG ACACCCAGAGGCACAGCGTTAAACAGTGTGAAGCATGCAATAGATGTGGGGTACAGACATTTTGATGGGGCTTTGGTGTATTTCAATGAGCACGAAGTAGGTCAAGCCATAAGAGAGAAAATTGCAGATGGAACCGTCAAAAGAGAAGACATCTTTTACTGTGGAAAG CTATGGAACACCTTCCACCCTCCAGAGCTCGTCAGGCCTGCCTTAGAGAGGACACTGAAGGCCCTGAAACTGGACTATGTGGATCTATACATCATCGAGATGCCCACCGCATTCAAG CCTGGTGATGAGTTTTATCCTAAATATGAGGACGGGCGGTACATTTACCATGAGACAGACCTATGTGCAACATGGGAG GCTTTAGAGGCCTGCAAAGATGCAGGGCTGGTCAAATCTCTgggagtctccaacttcaacagGAGACAGCTGGAGCTCCTACTGAGAAAGCCTGGCCTCAAACACAGACCTGTGTCCAACCAG GTCGAGTGCCATCCATACTTCACTCAGCCCAAGCTGCTTAAGTACTGCCGCCAGAATAACATTGTGATCGTAGGCTACAGCCCCTTAGGCACCTCACGGGACGCCTCCTGGGTGAACCTGAAATGCCCTCCTCTGTTGGAGGATGAGGTCCTGGTGTCCATAGCGAAGAAGTACAGAAAGAACAGTGCTCAGGTGGCCCTGCGATTCAATGTCCAGAGAGGAGTGGTGGTCATCCCCAAGAGCTTCAGCACTCACAGGATCAAGGACAACTTTCAG ATATTTGACTTTTCACTCACTGAGGATGAAATGAAAGCAATTGAAGGCCTGAACAAAGACATCCGTTTTGTGGAGCTTTTAAT GTGGAGTGACCATCCTGAATACCCATTTCTGGATGAATATTAA